A genomic window from Megalobrama amblycephala isolate DHTTF-2021 linkage group LG2, ASM1881202v1, whole genome shotgun sequence includes:
- the LOC125263357 gene encoding uncharacterized protein LOC125263357, translating into MEHLHTFLILLFLFCSPWLSAGTTFLTHHGTQCEEDCKPDGGEYKCKTIDEDGQSQALYCSPQENMDYWGRQCRADSACGKHGEDFYWCRINDFTWGYCGLVKDKEKITETGEVTHITPRHRNKRDRVVIDTVDDKANRIKLTFYAEEAKITEAKKWSEEATDLINQWNGGRLSKRQKSNLITTDNLRIDMQGTFTHNKQLYYNLQIQINRKRKGPNDSTTVSQILVPDGIPDEYMRRAFQESFNTQKKITVEVSKYQSKTVI; encoded by the coding sequence ATGGAACATCTACACacctttctcattttgctcttCCTCTTCTGTTCACCGTGGCTGAGTGCTGGAACAACCTTCTTGACCCATCATGGAACGCAGTGTGAAGAAGACTGCAAGCCGGACGGTGGTGAGTACAAGTGCAAGACTATTGATGAAGATGGACAGAGCCAAGCTTTGTACTGTTCACCTCAGGAGAACATGGACTACTGGGGCAGGCAGTGCAGAGCTGACAGTGCGTGTGGAAAGCATGGAGAAGACTTCTACTGGTGCAGAATTAATGACTTTACTTGGGGATACTGTGGGCTGGTGAAGGACAAAGAGAAGATCACTGAAACTGGAGAAGTCACTCACATCACCCCTCGACATCGCAACAAGAGAGACCGAGTAGTGATAGACACTGTGGATGACAAGGCTAACCGTATAAAATTAACCTTTTATGCGGAGGAAGCTAAGATCACTGAAGCCAAAAAGTGGAGTGAAGAGGCAACAGACTTAATCAATCAATGGAATGGTGGACGCCTGTCGAAACGGCAAAAATCTAATCTGATCACAACTGATAATCTCCGTATCGACATGCAGGGCACCTTCACACACAATAAACAGCTCTACTACAACCTGCAGATCCAGATAAATAGGAAACGGAAAGGGCCTAATGATAGCACCACTGTTTCTCAGATCCTTGTGCCTGACGGAATTCCAGACGAGTACATGCGCAGAGCCTTCCAGGAGAGCTTCAATACCCAAAAAAAGATTACTGTTGAAGTTTCAAAATATCAGAGCAAAACAGTAATTTAA